Proteins from a genomic interval of Posidoniimonas polymericola:
- a CDS encoding C25 family cysteine peptidase translates to MRSFFLALCSWSLISPTALAAGVLVLSPVELQPGLQRWIEFRTGQGWEVTTAAPLNSAEAMAGQIAAAAKQSESLACVVLIGDAAAPHTRLAAASPTAYRPSVVSGVYSGEAHIATDNPFADLDGDDAPELAIGRIPCSSPAELAGYLDRVIAFESALEPRPTNLNIVASPGRFSPLIDSMIEFTAEQALRQLTPTGSELKAIYNSPASPHFPKTPFRNALLAGLREPALAWVYLGHGSTCGLDRVEPRAHAHRILHCVDLPRTDAPTPGPVFAAMLACETGRIDAPAECLAESMLLCPRGPLAVLASSRVCMPYGNSVLGIELLNCLFEPGKSESLGECVREGKRRALRDDSKLPLRKSVRQIGLGLSPNADALDQEVVEHVQMYNLLGDPLLRVKQVAPLQTHSAD, encoded by the coding sequence ATGCGCTCGTTTTTTCTTGCCCTCTGCAGCTGGAGCCTGATCTCTCCGACGGCACTTGCCGCCGGCGTGCTGGTGCTCTCGCCGGTCGAATTGCAACCGGGCCTGCAGCGGTGGATCGAGTTCCGCACGGGACAGGGCTGGGAGGTCACGACCGCTGCCCCGCTTAACTCAGCGGAAGCTATGGCGGGGCAGATTGCCGCAGCGGCCAAGCAGAGCGAGAGCCTAGCGTGCGTCGTTCTGATCGGCGACGCGGCGGCCCCCCACACCCGACTAGCGGCTGCTTCGCCCACCGCATACCGCCCATCGGTCGTCAGCGGTGTCTACAGCGGCGAGGCCCACATCGCCACCGACAACCCGTTTGCCGATCTCGACGGCGACGACGCCCCCGAGCTCGCGATCGGCAGGATACCCTGCTCATCGCCGGCAGAACTGGCCGGGTACCTGGACCGCGTGATCGCCTTCGAGTCGGCCTTAGAGCCGCGGCCGACCAACCTCAACATCGTGGCGTCTCCGGGGCGGTTCTCGCCACTGATCGATTCCATGATTGAATTCACAGCTGAGCAGGCGCTGCGGCAACTCACCCCGACCGGGAGCGAACTCAAGGCGATCTACAATTCGCCTGCGAGCCCCCACTTCCCCAAGACGCCGTTCCGCAACGCGTTGCTGGCTGGCCTCCGCGAGCCGGCGCTCGCCTGGGTCTACCTGGGCCACGGTTCGACCTGCGGCCTGGACCGCGTCGAACCTCGGGCTCACGCCCACCGGATCCTGCACTGCGTGGACCTGCCCCGTACCGACGCTCCGACGCCGGGCCCCGTCTTTGCCGCGATGCTGGCCTGTGAGACCGGCCGCATTGACGCCCCCGCCGAGTGCCTGGCGGAGTCGATGCTGCTGTGCCCACGGGGTCCGCTGGCGGTGCTCGCCAGTTCGCGTGTGTGCATGCCGTACGGCAACAGCGTGCTCGGCATCGAGCTGTTGAACTGCCTGTTCGAGCCGGGCAAATCCGAGTCGCTGGGCGAGTGCGTCCGGGAGGGCAAGCGGCGGGCACTTCGGGACGACTCGAAACTGCCGCTCCGCAAATCGGTCCGGCAGATCGGACTTGGGCTCTCGCCCAACGCCGACGCCCTCGACCAAGAAGTCGTCGAGCACGTGCAGATGTACAACCTGTTGGGCGACCCACTGCTGCGGGTCAAGCAGGTCGCCCCCCTGCAGACGCACTCGGCCGACTAG